GGTTCAATAAGCGGAAGTTTTACTTATGAAAGCGCGCAGAATCTGGCCAATCTTCTGAAAGCCGGAGCACTTCCGGTAAATATCCAGATAATGGAAACTAGAAGTGTGGATGCTTCTCTAGGGGCAGAATCTATAAAAGCAACTAAAATAGCTGCAATGATAGCTTTAGCACTGGTTTCGATATTCATGCTTGCAGTATACAGAATGGCAGGATTCGTTGCTGATTTGGCACTATGTGTATTTGGTTTACTAACAGCAGGTTTGATGAGTGCTATAGGAACGACACTTACACTTCCGGGTATAGCTGGATTTATATTGTCGCTTGGTATGGCAGTGGATGCAAACGTAATTATTTTTGAACGGATAAAAGATGAGATAATGGAAGGCAAAAGATTTCAGGATTGTATAGATGACGGGTTTAACAGGGCATTTCCCGCAATTTTGGACGGAAATATAACAACACTTCTGATAACAATGGTTTTATTCTTCTTTGGTACAGGGCCTGTAAGAGGGTTCGCCGTTATCCTTACTATAGGGGTACTGGTAAGTATGTTTACTGCAATATTTATTACAAAAGTTATTGTAAAAATATTTGTAAATATATTCCATTTAGACGGAAAAAAATTATTCAGCATGAAAGGAGTGGAATAATATGGATTTAAAATTAATGAAAACAAAAAAAGTATATTTTATATTTTCGATATGTATGATATTATTTTCTCTTTTCTCAATATTTACAAGAGGATTCAATCTGGGAATAGATTTTACAGGTGGTAATATCTACCAGATGAAATTCGAACAGCCTGTGAGCAAGGAAGCAATGGACAAAACATTAAAAGAAATGGCAACTAAATATCCTTCGCTGAAATCAAATAAAGTACAATATTCAGAAGGAAATACAGTTTTACTCAGAACACAGATAGCTGATGAAAAAGAAAAATCAGCATTACTTGCAGATCTGAAAGAAAAACAGGGGAATTACGAATTAATAAAATCTGACGCAGTAGGAGCCGTAGTAGGAAACGAACTTGCTAAAAATGCAATGTGGGCGTTAGCGTTAGGGTCTATATTGATACTTATATATATAACAATAAGATTTGAATGGATATATGCTTTAAGCAGTGTTCTTGCCCTTTTACACGATGTAGTGGTTACTATAGGTTTCGTATCATTTTTCCAGTTTGAGATAGATACTCCGTTTATAGCGGCAATACTGACAATACTGGGATATTCAATGAATGATACAATAGTAATATTCGACAGAATAAGGGAAAATGACCATAAATATAACGGGAAAAAACCATTTGCAGATGTAATTGATGAAAGTGTAAATAAAGTGTTCATAAGATCAGTTTAT
The Sebaldella sp. S0638 DNA segment above includes these coding regions:
- the secD gene encoding protein translocase subunit SecD encodes the protein MEIKTSRIVILILVVVVPAILLFRNSINLGLDLRGGTSVVLEAQEEDGKKLQPDTMDKVREIVERRVDGLGVSEPVIQKSGENRLIVELAGVKDAQEAIDLIGTTAKLEFKIKTGDNSYGPTVLDGSAIKNAYVQQDQLGKPMIGFELNDEGAVKFAEITRNNMGKQLAIMLDGKEQSAPVIQSEIPGGKGSISGSFTYESAQNLANLLKAGALPVNIQIMETRSVDASLGAESIKATKIAAMIALALVSIFMLAVYRMAGFVADLALCVFGLLTAGLMSAIGTTLTLPGIAGFILSLGMAVDANVIIFERIKDEIMEGKRFQDCIDDGFNRAFPAILDGNITTLLITMVLFFFGTGPVRGFAVILTIGVLVSMFTAIFITKVIVKIFVNIFHLDGKKLFSMKGVE
- the secF gene encoding protein translocase subunit SecF, whose product is MDLKLMKTKKVYFIFSICMILFSLFSIFTRGFNLGIDFTGGNIYQMKFEQPVSKEAMDKTLKEMATKYPSLKSNKVQYSEGNTVLLRTQIADEKEKSALLADLKEKQGNYELIKSDAVGAVVGNELAKNAMWALALGSILILIYITIRFEWIYALSSVLALLHDVVVTIGFVSFFQFEIDTPFIAAILTILGYSMNDTIVIFDRIRENDHKYNGKKPFADVIDESVNKVFIRSVYTSLTTLLALVALLVFGGSTLRTFNITLLVGIVYGTYSSIWLASPLVYLMRRFKKPPKQESHGKKDRSMEKVVV